In a genomic window of Sorghum bicolor mitochondrion, complete genome:
- the atp6 gene encoding ATPase subunit 6, with translation MMMSRLSLTDMKGRNRILAHMKIKPTRRFLTMPPAPIPYNNHESYCGVQILLKISRYLNETGRPLPSYNAHRDFRAEVLGPRLDNGESFSGILQGINNANGIGNTPLGQDIRDLYAEWERTGELLIPSPLDQFGIHPILDLNIGNFYLSFTNLSLSMLLTLGLVLLLVFVVTKKGGGKSVPNAWQSLVELIYDFVPNLVNEQIGGLSGNVKQKFFPCISVTFTFSLFRNPQGMIPFSFTVTSHFLITLALSFSIFIGITIVGFQRHGLHFFSFLLPAGVPLPLAPFLVLLELISHCFRALSSGIRLFANMMAGHSSVKILSGFAWTMLFLNNIFYFIGDLGPLFIVLALTGLELGVAISQAHVSTISICIYLNDATNLHQNE, from the coding sequence ATGATGATGTCTAGATTGAGTTTAACTGATATGAAGGGAAGAAATAGAATATTGGCTCATATGAAAATAAAACCCACTCGTAGGTTTTTAACGATGCCCCCGGCGCCGATACCATACAATAATCATGAAAGTTATTGTGGGGTCCAAATTTTGTTGAAAATTAGTCGTTATTTGAACGAAACCGGGAGGCCTCTGCCGTCTTACAACGCTCACCGGGATTTCCGAGCAGAAGTACTCGGGCCCCGACTCGATAATGGCGAAAGCTTTAGCGGCATCCTCCAGGGGATTAATAATGCGAACGGAATTGGGAATACGCCTTTAGGGCAAGATATACGTGATCTGTACGCTGAGTGGGAAAGGACCGGCGAGCTCTTAATACCAAGCCCCTTGGATCAATTTGGAATTCACCCAATTCTTGATCTGAATATAGGCAACTTTTATTTATCATTCACAAATCTATCCTTGTCTATGCTACTCACTCTCGGTTTGGTCCTACTTCTGGTTTTTGTTGTTACGAAAAAAGGAGGGGGAAAGTCAGTGCCAAATGCATGGCAATCCTTGGTGGAGCTTATTTATGATTTCGTGCCGAACCTGGTAAACGAACAAATAGGTGGTCTTTCCGGAAATGTGAAACAAAAGTTTTTCCCTTGCATCTCGGTCACTTTTACTTTTTCGTTATTTCGTAATCCCCAGGGTATGATACCCTTTAGCTTCACAGTGACAAGTCATTTTCTCATTACTTTGGCTCTTTCATTTTCCATTTTTATAGGCATTACGATCGTTGGATTTCAAAGACATGGGCTTCATTTTTTTAGCTTCTTATTACCAGCGGGAGTCCCACTGCCATTAGCACCTTTTTTAGTACTCCTTGAGCTAATCTCTCATTGTTTTCGTGCATTAAGCTCAGGAATACGTTTATTTGCTAATATGATGGCCGGTCATAGTTCAGTAAAGATTTTAAGTGGGTTTGCTTGGACTATGCTATTTCTGAATAATATTTTTTATTTCATAGGAGATCTTGGTCCCTTATTTATAGTTCTAGCATTAACCGGTCTGGAATTAGGTGTAGCTATATCACAAGCTCATGTTTCTACGATCTCAATTTGTATTTACTTGAATGATGCTACAAATCTCCATCAAAATGAGTAA